The DNA region ACCTAGTGCGCGCGCGTCGGCGGTTGAGCGCCGGGGGCTCCGGCGGGCAGCACATGCAACGCGTAAGCAGTCGGTGACATTCCGTTATTTCGTTCGCGATTGCGTCGAGTTGGCGGCGGTTCCCGGGGCGGCGAAGCGGCGGAGCAGTACCACGGGCCCGCGGCGATGCGCAAGCATCGACGGACCTGGTGACGCGCTACGCCAGCACCGGCGCGCAGATAGGTAGCGGTGCGCACGAACACTACGTCGGGCGACCCGCAGGCGATCCACGGGCGACCACCGGCGCCCCACCGGCGCCCCACCGGCGGCGGCGCACGACCGGCGGGCGACCGGCGCCTTCGCGACCGGGCGCGTGGCGTTCCCAGGCGAATGTGGCTAGACTGCGCCGCCTTCCAGGGGACCGTCACATGTTCGATAATCTACGCAAGTCGGGCTCGTCGTTGATCGTGTGGGTGCTGTTCGGCATCCTGATCGCCGGGTTCGTGATCAGCTTCGGACCGCAGTCCGTGGGCTCCAGCCAGGGCTGTCAGTCGGGTGGCCGGGTGACCGTGCTGAACCTCGGCTCGACCACGGTGGACGACACCGGGTGGCGCTTCGCCTACGGCCTGGCCCGGGGCAGCGAGGTCGAGCGCGGCCGCGAGATCGCGGCGCTGTCGCAGCTGGTGCGGCGCGAGCTGCTGGCGGCCGAGGCCGAGCGCCGGGGCCTGCGGGTCTCCGACAAGCTCATCGACCACGTGATCACCGAGGGCGAGCTGCACTACGGCGGCCGCGTGATCCCGGCCAAGGGCGCCTTCTACGACGAGGAGGGCAAGGGCGTCTTCAACTACAACCAGTTCAAGCGGTTCGTGTTCCAGCGCATGAACATGTCGGTCGCGGGCTACAAGCGCCAGCAGGCCCGCGAGATCCTCGCCTCGACGATGGACCGCATCCTGCGCGGCTCGGTCGCCGTGTCGATCGAGGAGGCCCGCGCCCGCTACGTCGCCGAGAACACCACGGTCGCGTTCGACGCGGTCCGGTTCGATCCGGCCACGTACCGCGACGCGCTGCACGTGACCGACGCCGATCTCGATCGCTACCTGGCGGCCCACGAGGCCGAGGTCAAGGCCACGTACGTCGAGGCGTCGTGGAAGGACAAGCACCAGGTGCGCGTGCGCCGGGTCTACCTGAGCAAGGTCGGCGCGCCGCCGCCGCCGCCCGCGGGCGCGCCGACGACGCCCGCGGCCGATCCGGCCCAGGCCAAGCTCGAGGCCGCGCGCGCCGAGATCGTCGCCGGCAAGAAGACCTTCGCCGCGGTGGCGAGCGCGCTCGACGCCGATCCGACCATGCGCGGCAAGAGCGGCGACTGGGGCTGGTACGACGAGGGCGCGATGACCCTGCCCGACCCGGCGCTCAACGACGCGGTCAAGGGCCTCACCGAGCCGGGCGCGGTCTCGAAGGTGATCGCCACCGGCGACGGCTTCTACCTGCTGACGGTGAGCGAGCGGCGCAGCGGCGACCTCGCGTACGAGCAGGTCAAGCGCGACCTCGCCGACAAGGTGGCGCGGCCGGCGTGGGGCCTCGAGGCGGCCAAGCGCGCCGCGCTGCTCGCGCTCGAGATGGCGCGCACCACCAACCAGGGCCTCAAGGATCTGTTCCCGGGCGAGCAGACCGGCGCCGGCGAGTGGTCGAGCTCGTACGACATCCCGACCGCCTGGATGCAGGCCGGCTCGGGCTCCGGCGACGCGCCGGCCGCCCCGACCGCCGCCCCGGTCCCGACCGCCGCGCCGGTGGCCGCGACGACCGACGTGCTGCCGACGCTCGGCGAGCTCCGGCCCCGGGTCGACAGCTTCCCGGCCCTGGCGCGGTTCGGCAACCGCACGATGCTCGGCGAGTCGGGCGAGCTGACCAAGGCGCTCTACGAGGATCTGACCGCGGGCGCGCTCGGCCCGAAGGTCTACGAGGTCAAGACCGGCGCCGCCGGCGCCCCGCCGATCTTCGTGATCGTCCAGGTCACGTCGAAGACCCTGGCCGACATCGCCGCGTTCGAGAAGGACGCGCCCAGGTACGTCGCCGAGCTGGCCGCGGTGCGCGGCGACGCGTACGTCACCGGCTGGCTGCGGGGCCGCTGCCGCGAGATGGTGGCCAAGAACGAGGTGCGGCCGCGGCGCGATCTGCTGACCGCGTCCGACGAGGCCGGCAACGTGCACGTCGTGCCCTGGGATCCCTGCGCCAGCCTGTAGCTGGAAGCCGCGCCGTGCGGTAGCGGCGCCGCCGCGGTGACCGCGATCGGGTAGATGCGGTAGCCTGACGGCGACGTGACTGTGTCGCTCAGCCCGATGCCCGACGTGCCCCGCGGGCAGATCGAGCTCGTGCCGGCGCCGGGCCAGCACCTGGCGATCGGCCCGCTGGCGATCGACCGCCTCGCGCTGGCGGCGCCGAGCGAGGGCGCCGGCGATCTGGAGCTGGCGCGCTGGCAGCGCCGGCGCACCCAGCTGGCCGCGGTGTCGGCGCGGGTCGACGCCGCCGCGCTCGAGGCCGCGCTGGCGACCCGGCGCGAGGCGCTGGCCGGCGCCGGCATCACCGACGTCGCGATCCACTTCACCGACGACACGATCGCGGCCACCGCCCGGGTCGCCGACGGCCTGGCCTCGGCCGAGGTCAGCTTCCACGCCGCGCTGGTGCCGCGCGGGCGGGTCGTGCGCGTCGTCGTCGGGGGCCTCCGGGTCCACGGCCACCTGCCGACGCCGGCGCCGCTGATCGTGCAGCGCCTGCTCGAGGCCGCGTGCGGCGGCGGCGAGGGCGTGCGCGTGGTCGGGCTGCTCGAGCTCGAGGTCGACGTCGCCACCGTGACGACGTGGCAGCTCCTGCCCCCGGCCGGGTGGCGGCTGCCGTCGCTCGAGCTGGTCAGGCTGACGGGCCTGACGATCCGGCCCGACGCGATCCGGCTCGAGCTCGCGACCAGCGGCGACGAGCCGCCGCCCTCGCCCCAGGGCCTGGCGTGGGCGGTCGCGCACGCGGCCATGACCGCCGCCGACGAGCTCTCGCGCAAGGGCCTGCTCGACGACGCGATGCGCGGGTACCGCGCGCTCCTGGCCGCCGCCGGCCCCGATCAGCCGGCGCTGCTCGAGCGGATCCTGGCGATCACGTCGGCCCGGCCGACCTGGTTCGTCGACGGGCGCGAGCTCGCGCGGCAGGCGCTGGCGCGCTGGCCGGAGTTCGTGCCGGCGCTGGCGGCGCTGGCCAGCATCGCCCTGGCCGAGGGCGACACCCGCGAGGCCGCGAGCCGGCTGGCGGCGGTCGCGCAGCTCGCGCCGCGCCAGGGCGATCGCGCCGGCGGCATCCTGGCGGCGCTGGCGGCCGCGCGGCTGTACCGCGTG from Myxococcales bacterium includes:
- a CDS encoding SurA N-terminal domain-containing protein, which translates into the protein MFDNLRKSGSSLIVWVLFGILIAGFVISFGPQSVGSSQGCQSGGRVTVLNLGSTTVDDTGWRFAYGLARGSEVERGREIAALSQLVRRELLAAEAERRGLRVSDKLIDHVITEGELHYGGRVIPAKGAFYDEEGKGVFNYNQFKRFVFQRMNMSVAGYKRQQAREILASTMDRILRGSVAVSIEEARARYVAENTTVAFDAVRFDPATYRDALHVTDADLDRYLAAHEAEVKATYVEASWKDKHQVRVRRVYLSKVGAPPPPPAGAPTTPAADPAQAKLEAARAEIVAGKKTFAAVASALDADPTMRGKSGDWGWYDEGAMTLPDPALNDAVKGLTEPGAVSKVIATGDGFYLLTVSERRSGDLAYEQVKRDLADKVARPAWGLEAAKRAALLALEMARTTNQGLKDLFPGEQTGAGEWSSSYDIPTAWMQAGSGSGDAPAAPTAAPVPTAAPVAATTDVLPTLGELRPRVDSFPALARFGNRTMLGESGELTKALYEDLTAGALGPKVYEVKTGAAGAPPIFVIVQVTSKTLADIAAFEKDAPRYVAELAAVRGDAYVTGWLRGRCREMVAKNEVRPRRDLLTASDEAGNVHVVPWDPCASL